Proteins co-encoded in one Mycobacterium mantenii genomic window:
- a CDS encoding aspartate-semialdehyde dehydrogenase produces the protein MGANRLSMGVVGATGQVGQVMRRLLDERDFPATSVRFFASSRSQGRKLEFRGQEIEVEDAATADPTGLDIALFSAGKAMSLVQAPRFAAAGVTVIDNSSAWRKDPDVPLVVSEVNFDRDAHRRPKGIIANPNCTTMAAMPVLKVLHDDAELVRLVVSSYQAVSGSGLAGVEELATQARAVIDDAEQLVQDGSAVEFPAPKTYVAPIAFNVVPLAGSLVDDDSGETDEDQKLRHESRKILGIPDLAVSGTCVRVPVFTGHSLSINAEFARPLSPERARQLLDGAPGVKVVDVPTPLAAAGVDESLVGRFRNDPGVPDGRGLALFVSGDNLRKGAALNTIQIAELLAAQL, from the coding sequence ATGGGCGCCAATCGGCTGTCAATGGGCGTAGTGGGCGCCACCGGCCAGGTGGGCCAGGTGATGCGCAGGTTGCTCGACGAGCGGGACTTCCCCGCGACGTCGGTGCGGTTTTTCGCGTCGTCCCGCTCGCAGGGACGCAAGCTGGAATTCCGCGGCCAGGAGATCGAGGTCGAGGACGCCGCGACGGCCGACCCGACCGGCCTGGATATCGCATTGTTCTCCGCGGGCAAGGCGATGTCGCTGGTGCAGGCGCCGCGGTTCGCCGCGGCCGGTGTGACGGTGATCGACAACTCGTCGGCGTGGCGCAAGGACCCGGACGTGCCGCTGGTGGTGTCCGAGGTGAACTTCGACAGGGATGCGCACCGCAGGCCGAAAGGCATCATCGCCAACCCGAACTGCACCACGATGGCCGCGATGCCGGTGCTCAAGGTGCTGCACGACGACGCCGAGCTGGTGCGCCTGGTGGTGTCGAGCTATCAGGCGGTGTCCGGCAGCGGGCTGGCCGGCGTCGAGGAGCTGGCGACGCAGGCACGCGCCGTCATCGACGACGCTGAGCAGCTGGTGCAGGACGGTTCCGCGGTCGAGTTTCCGGCGCCCAAGACCTACGTGGCACCGATCGCGTTCAACGTGGTGCCATTGGCCGGCTCGCTCGTGGACGACGACTCCGGCGAGACCGACGAGGACCAGAAGCTGCGACATGAGAGCCGCAAGATCCTCGGCATCCCGGACCTGGCCGTCAGCGGCACCTGCGTGCGGGTGCCGGTGTTCACCGGGCACTCGCTGTCGATCAACGCCGAATTCGCGCGGCCGCTGTCGCCCGAGCGCGCCCGGCAGCTGCTCGACGGCGCGCCCGGAGTCAAGGTGGTGGACGTGCCGACCCCGTTGGCCGCCGCCGGCGTCGACGAATCCCTGGTCGGCCGTTTCCGGAACGACCCCGGGGTGCCCGACGGGCGCGGCCTGGCCTTGTTCGTGTCGGGAGACAACCTGCGCAAGGGGGCGGCGCTGAACACCATCCAGATTGCCGAGCTGCTGGCCGCCCAGCTGTAA
- a CDS encoding DUF4185 domain-containing protein gives MSTAHTRLVARCSLALILLAPQGFWSAHADPAAPAPEPVLQPLAPGQVLRIGPTAGTGTPTGDYGIGATDLCEFVEFPAELLQVCGDSFAGQGVGFGGWYAPVALRVDTSSVDDPAGVRYTGVTGISNPLLADAAPPGTSQLPAGVVQINRRNYLLVTTTKNLEPQTSRLVTAEPARAGWQTIPGSKRPASYQGGSQTQISGYYDPIPTPDSPAGWVYIVADSFTRRDPVVLYRATPQTFTDRSRWQGWAAGPQGGWGKPPTPLWPDAVGEMCIRQIDGKAVLSYFNAVTGNMEVRVADDPTTLGDAPVTTVVQHDEWPEPAESLPPPYDNRLAQPYGGYISPGSTLDELRIFVSQWDTRARVAAPYRVIQFAVNPLRPE, from the coding sequence GTGAGCACCGCCCACACCCGACTGGTCGCGCGGTGCTCGCTTGCTCTGATTTTGCTTGCGCCGCAAGGGTTTTGGTCCGCCCACGCCGACCCGGCGGCGCCCGCCCCCGAGCCCGTGCTGCAGCCGCTGGCGCCCGGGCAGGTGCTGCGGATCGGCCCGACCGCCGGAACCGGCACCCCGACCGGGGACTACGGCATCGGCGCGACCGACCTGTGCGAGTTCGTCGAGTTCCCCGCCGAGCTGCTCCAAGTCTGCGGCGACAGCTTCGCGGGCCAGGGAGTCGGATTCGGCGGATGGTACGCACCCGTCGCGTTGCGCGTGGACACCTCCTCCGTCGACGACCCCGCCGGGGTGCGCTACACCGGGGTCACCGGGATCAGCAATCCGCTGCTGGCCGACGCCGCCCCGCCGGGGACCTCGCAGCTACCCGCCGGGGTGGTGCAGATCAACCGGCGCAACTACCTGCTGGTGACGACGACGAAAAACCTCGAGCCGCAGACCTCCCGACTGGTGACCGCCGAACCGGCGCGCGCGGGCTGGCAGACCATCCCGGGATCAAAACGCCCCGCCTCCTATCAGGGCGGCTCGCAGACGCAGATCAGCGGCTACTACGACCCGATTCCCACCCCGGATTCGCCCGCCGGGTGGGTGTACATCGTCGCCGACAGCTTCACCCGCCGCGACCCGGTGGTGCTGTACCGGGCCACTCCGCAGACGTTCACCGACCGGTCGCGGTGGCAGGGCTGGGCGGCCGGCCCGCAAGGCGGCTGGGGCAAGCCGCCGACGCCGCTGTGGCCGGACGCGGTGGGCGAGATGTGCATCCGGCAGATCGACGGCAAGGCGGTGCTGTCCTATTTCAACGCCGTCACGGGCAACATGGAGGTCCGGGTGGCCGACGACCCGACGACGCTGGGCGACGCGCCGGTCACCACGGTGGTGCAGCACGACGAGTGGCCTGAGCCGGCGGAAAGCCTGCCGCCGCCCTACGACAACCGGCTCGCGCAACCCTATGGCGGCTACATCTCACCCGGTTCTACGCTCGACGAGCTGCGAATCTTCGTGAGCCAGTGGGACACTCGCGCACGGGTGGCCGCGCCATACCGGGTGATTCAGTTCGCGGTCAACCCGCTGCGGCCCGAGTGA
- the egtB gene encoding ergothioneine biosynthesis protein EgtB codes for MTARDGIAEDLARTRERTLRLVEFDDAELCRQYDPLMSPLVWDLAHIGQQEELWLLRGGDATRPGMLPAAVEGLYDAFVHSRASRVDLPLLSPDKARAYCRTVRSAVLDALDALPDPAGDEAVFVYAMVVSHENQHDETMLQALNLRGGPPLLHESSVLPSGRDGLAGTSVLVPAGEFVLGVDAASEPYSLDNERPAHVVDLPAFRIGRVPVTNGEWRQFVDDGGYDQPRWWSERGWQHRRGAGLTAPQFWSSDGATRTRFGHIEDIPADEPVQHVSYFEAEAYAAWAGARLPTEMEWEKACTWDPSTNTRRRYPWGERRPDESRANLGGSALRPAPVGAYAAGASAYGAEQMLGEVWEWTISALRPWPGFVPMLYERYSQPFFDGDYRVLRGGSWAVEPGIMRPSFRNWDHPYRRQIFSGVRLAWDVPGDSA; via the coding sequence GTGACGGCGCGGGACGGGATCGCCGAGGACTTGGCGCGGACGCGAGAGCGGACGTTGCGTCTGGTCGAGTTTGACGACGCCGAACTCTGCCGGCAGTACGACCCGTTGATGAGCCCGTTGGTGTGGGATCTGGCGCACATCGGTCAGCAGGAAGAGCTGTGGCTGCTGCGGGGTGGGGACGCCACCCGGCCCGGTATGTTGCCGGCGGCGGTCGAGGGTCTCTACGACGCCTTCGTGCATTCCCGCGCCAGCCGCGTCGACCTGCCGCTGCTGTCGCCGGACAAGGCACGCGCATATTGCCGGACCGTGCGGTCCGCCGTGCTCGACGCGCTCGACGCGCTGCCCGACCCCGCCGGCGACGAGGCGGTCTTCGTGTACGCGATGGTGGTCAGTCATGAAAACCAGCACGACGAAACCATGCTGCAGGCCTTGAACTTGCGCGGCGGCCCACCGCTTCTGCATGAATCGTCGGTGCTGCCGTCCGGTCGGGACGGCCTGGCCGGCACGTCGGTGCTGGTGCCCGCCGGTGAGTTCGTGCTCGGTGTGGACGCGGCGAGCGAACCGTATTCGTTGGACAACGAGCGGCCGGCCCACGTCGTCGACCTGCCGGCGTTCCGGATTGGGAGGGTTCCGGTCACCAACGGCGAATGGCGGCAGTTCGTCGATGACGGCGGCTACGACCAGCCGCGCTGGTGGTCGGAGCGCGGCTGGCAGCACCGCCGGGGCGCGGGTCTGACCGCGCCGCAGTTCTGGAGTTCCGACGGGGCGACCCGCACCCGGTTCGGCCACATCGAGGACATCCCGGCCGACGAACCCGTCCAGCACGTCAGCTATTTCGAGGCCGAGGCCTACGCCGCCTGGGCCGGTGCCCGGCTGCCCACCGAGATGGAATGGGAGAAGGCCTGCACCTGGGACCCGTCCACCAACACCCGGCGAAGGTATCCCTGGGGAGAGCGCCGACCGGACGAATCGCGGGCCAACCTGGGTGGCAGTGCCTTGCGGCCGGCGCCCGTCGGCGCCTACGCCGCCGGCGCTTCGGCCTACGGGGCCGAGCAGATGCTCGGCGAGGTGTGGGAGTGGACCATCTCCGCGCTGCGGCCCTGGCCGGGATTCGTCCCGATGCTGTACGAGCGGTATTCGCAACCGTTCTTTGACGGCGATTACCGGGTGCTGCGCGGCGGTTCGTGGGCCGTGGAGCCGGGCATCATGCGGCCGAGTTTCCGCAACTGGGATCACCCGTACCGGCGCCAGATCTTCTCCGGCGTCCGGTTGGCGTGGGACGTCCCCGGGGATTCCGCCTGA
- a CDS encoding aspartate kinase translates to MALVVQKYGGSSVANADRIRRVAERIVATKKQGNDVVVVVSAMGDTTDDLMDLAQQVCPAPPPRELDMLLTAGERISNALVAMAIESLGAQARSFTGSQAGVITTGTHGNAKIIDVTPGRLQTALDEGRIVLVAGFQGVSQDTRDVTTLGRGGSDTTAVALAAALKADVCEIYTDVDGIFSADPRIVHNARKLNTVTFEEMLEMAACGAKVLMLRCVEYARRYNIPVHVRSSYSENPGTVVVGSIKDIAMEDPILTGVAHDRSEAKVTVVGIPDIPGYAARVFRAIADAEVNIDMVLQNVSKVEDGKTDITFTCARDSGPTAVAKLDALKDEIGFSQLLYDDHIGKVSLIGAGMRSHPGVTATFCEALAEVGVNIELISTSEIRISVLCRDTELDKAVVALHEAFGLGGEESATVYAGTGR, encoded by the coding sequence GTGGCGCTCGTCGTGCAAAAGTACGGCGGATCCTCCGTGGCGAACGCCGATCGGATCCGGCGGGTGGCCGAGCGCATCGTCGCTACCAAGAAGCAGGGGAACGATGTGGTCGTCGTCGTATCCGCGATGGGCGACACCACCGACGACCTGATGGACCTGGCCCAGCAGGTGTGTCCGGCCCCGCCGCCGCGGGAACTGGACATGCTGCTGACCGCCGGTGAGCGAATCTCCAATGCGCTGGTTGCCATGGCGATCGAATCGCTGGGTGCGCAGGCGCGCTCGTTCACGGGTTCGCAGGCCGGCGTCATCACCACCGGCACGCACGGCAACGCCAAGATCATCGACGTCACGCCGGGGCGGCTGCAGACCGCGCTCGACGAGGGGCGCATCGTGCTGGTGGCCGGATTCCAAGGGGTCAGCCAGGACACCCGGGACGTCACCACGCTGGGCCGCGGCGGGTCGGACACCACGGCGGTGGCCCTCGCCGCGGCGCTGAAAGCCGACGTCTGCGAGATCTACACCGACGTCGACGGCATCTTCAGCGCCGACCCGAGGATCGTGCACAACGCCCGCAAGCTGAACACGGTCACCTTCGAAGAGATGCTCGAGATGGCGGCTTGCGGCGCCAAGGTTTTGATGCTGCGCTGCGTGGAATACGCACGCCGCTACAACATTCCGGTGCACGTCCGATCCTCGTATTCGGAGAACCCGGGCACCGTCGTCGTCGGATCGATCAAGGACATAGCCATGGAAGACCCCATCCTGACCGGAGTCGCGCACGACCGCAGCGAGGCCAAGGTCACCGTCGTCGGCATTCCCGACATCCCCGGTTATGCCGCTCGCGTCTTCCGGGCGATCGCCGATGCCGAGGTGAACATCGACATGGTGCTGCAGAACGTCTCCAAGGTCGAGGACGGCAAGACCGACATCACCTTCACCTGCGCGCGGGACAGCGGGCCCACCGCGGTGGCCAAGCTGGACGCGCTCAAAGACGAGATCGGGTTCAGCCAACTGCTCTACGACGACCACATCGGCAAGGTGTCGCTGATCGGGGCCGGCATGCGCAGCCACCCCGGGGTCACCGCCACCTTCTGTGAGGCCCTGGCCGAGGTGGGCGTCAACATCGAGCTGATCTCCACCTCCGAGATCCGCATCTCGGTGCTGTGCCGCGACACCGAACTAGATAAGGCCGTCGTGGCGTTGCACGAGGCGTTCGGGCTCGGCGGCGAGGAGTCGGCGACGGTGTATGCGGGGACGGGCAGATAA
- a CDS encoding sensor domain-containing protein yields MTMRVTRVAQMRGAAMAVGLAVVGTVATPVAAAHPSEPGVVNYAVLGKGSVGNIVGGPMGWESVFTQPGQGDWVDLPECNNWADIGLPEVYSDPDLASFNGALAQTSATDQTHLVKQAVGVFATNEAAGRAFHRVVDRTVGCSGQTTAIHLDNGSTQVWSFDGAPAGPADANWTKQEAGTDRRCFNQTRLRENVLLQAKVCQSGNAGPAVNVLAGAMQNALGQ; encoded by the coding sequence ATGACCATGCGGGTTACGCGGGTTGCCCAGATGCGTGGGGCCGCGATGGCCGTCGGCTTGGCCGTGGTGGGTACGGTCGCGACTCCGGTCGCGGCCGCGCACCCCTCGGAGCCGGGCGTGGTCAACTATGCCGTCCTGGGCAAGGGGTCGGTCGGCAACATCGTCGGCGGGCCGATGGGGTGGGAGTCGGTGTTCACCCAGCCCGGGCAGGGTGACTGGGTGGACCTGCCGGAGTGCAACAACTGGGCCGACATCGGCCTACCCGAGGTGTACAGCGATCCCGACCTGGCCTCCTTCAACGGAGCCCTCGCCCAGACGTCGGCCACCGACCAGACACATCTGGTCAAACAGGCCGTCGGGGTGTTCGCCACCAACGAGGCCGCCGGTCGGGCCTTTCATCGGGTGGTGGATCGAACGGTCGGCTGCTCGGGACAGACGACCGCGATCCACCTGGACAACGGCAGCACGCAGGTGTGGTCGTTCGATGGCGCACCGGCCGGCCCGGCCGACGCGAACTGGACCAAGCAGGAGGCGGGCACCGACCGGCGCTGTTTCAATCAAACCAGGCTGCGTGAAAACGTGTTGCTGCAGGCGAAAGTGTGCCAATCCGGCAACGCCGGACCCGCGGTGAACGTGCTAGCTGGGGCGATGCAGAACGCGCTGGGTCAATAA
- a CDS encoding catalase yields the protein MTERFTTTDAGIAAPSDDQSLTIGPDGPILLQDHYLIEQMAQFNRERIPERQPHAKGGGAFGHFEVTNDVSKYTRAAVFQPGTKTDMLARFSTVAGERGSPDTWRDPRGFALKFYTSEGNFDMVGNNTPVFFMRDPLKFQHFIRSQKRMQATNLRDHNMQWDFWSLSPESAHQVTWLMGDRGIPKTWRNMNGYSSHTYSWINAAGEIFWVKYHFITDQGIEFLTQEDADQLAGEDGDYHQRDLYEAIEGGDHPSWTLKMQIMPYEEAKTYRFNPFDLTKVWPHSDYPLIDVGKMTLNRNVTDYHTEIEQAAFEPNNTVPGTGLSPDKMLQARGFSYSDAHRARLGANYRQIPVNEPKVEVNSYSKDGAMRMKNVSDPVYAPNSYGGPHADPARAAEIRWHADGEMVRSAYTLHAEDDDWGQAGTMVREVLDDAARDRLAHNIIGHVSKGVKEPVLSRVFEYWRNVDPDLGKKVEDGVRGDGG from the coding sequence ATGACGGAGCGTTTCACGACCACTGACGCCGGTATCGCCGCGCCGAGCGACGATCAGTCGCTGACGATCGGCCCGGACGGCCCCATCCTGCTGCAGGACCACTACCTGATCGAGCAGATGGCCCAGTTCAACCGGGAACGCATCCCGGAGCGGCAGCCACACGCCAAGGGTGGCGGCGCCTTCGGGCACTTCGAGGTGACCAATGATGTAAGCAAATACACCAGGGCCGCGGTGTTCCAGCCCGGCACCAAAACCGACATGCTGGCAAGGTTTTCCACCGTCGCCGGCGAGCGGGGCAGCCCAGACACCTGGCGGGACCCGCGTGGCTTCGCGCTGAAGTTCTATACCAGCGAAGGCAACTTCGACATGGTCGGAAATAACACGCCGGTCTTCTTCATGCGCGACCCGCTGAAGTTCCAGCACTTCATCCGGTCCCAAAAGCGTATGCAGGCAACGAATTTGCGCGACCACAACATGCAGTGGGACTTCTGGAGTCTTTCGCCCGAGTCGGCGCATCAGGTGACCTGGTTGATGGGTGACCGCGGGATCCCCAAGACCTGGCGCAACATGAACGGCTACAGCAGCCACACCTACAGCTGGATCAACGCCGCCGGCGAGATCTTCTGGGTGAAGTACCACTTCATCACCGATCAGGGCATCGAGTTTTTAACCCAGGAGGACGCCGACCAGCTCGCGGGCGAGGACGGGGACTATCACCAGCGCGACCTGTACGAGGCGATCGAGGGCGGGGATCACCCGAGCTGGACGCTGAAGATGCAAATCATGCCCTACGAGGAGGCAAAGACCTACCGCTTCAACCCGTTCGATCTCACCAAGGTGTGGCCGCACAGCGACTACCCGCTGATCGACGTCGGCAAGATGACGCTGAACCGCAACGTCACCGACTACCACACCGAGATCGAGCAGGCCGCGTTCGAGCCGAACAACACGGTGCCCGGCACCGGGTTGAGCCCGGACAAGATGCTGCAGGCCCGTGGCTTCTCCTACTCCGACGCGCATCGCGCGCGGCTCGGGGCCAACTATCGGCAGATCCCGGTCAACGAGCCGAAGGTCGAGGTGAACAGCTACTCCAAGGACGGGGCCATGCGGATGAAGAACGTGTCCGACCCCGTCTACGCGCCCAACTCCTACGGCGGCCCGCACGCCGATCCGGCGCGCGCCGCCGAGATCCGCTGGCATGCCGATGGCGAGATGGTTCGCTCGGCGTACACGTTGCATGCCGAGGACGACGACTGGGGTCAGGCGGGCACCATGGTCCGCGAAGTCCTCGATGACGCGGCTCGGGATCGGCTGGCGCACAACATCATCGGCCATGTCTCCAAAGGTGTTAAGGAGCCGGTGCTGTCTCGGGTGTTCGAGTACTGGCGCAACGTCGATCCCGATCTCGGAAAGAAGGTCGAGGACGGCGTCCGGGGCGACGGGGGCTGA
- the egtA gene encoding ergothioneine biosynthesis glutamate--cysteine ligase EgtA, whose product MTFAPITAAASRSESRAAGADPTPELNIAELPDSAAVAQYIAEGCLVDAPLGRIGLELEAHCHDPADPHRRPSWDEIAGVLDALPALPGGSRITVEPGGAVELSGPPADGVVPAIDAMRRDQAVLQPAFTAAGLGLVFLGADPLRPPKRINPGARYRAMERFFATSDSGEAGAAMMTSTASIQVNLDAGPRDGWAARVRLAHALGPTMIAITANSPMLVGDFTGWVSSRQRVWGRMDSARCGPILGASGVDPGTDWARYALKAPVMLVHNPDAEAVTHWVPFADWVDGRELLGDRRPSVADLEYHLTTLFPPVRPRQWLEIRYLDSVPDALWPAVAFTLAALLDDPIAADLAAEAVEPVATAWDVAARVGLRDRRLYAAANACVAIAAAKAPAGIRDSMQRLVRLVEQGRCPGDDFSDRVVERGLAAAVSEAARCSQGEP is encoded by the coding sequence ATGACGTTCGCGCCGATCACTGCTGCGGCCTCGCGCTCGGAGTCGCGGGCGGCCGGCGCCGACCCCACCCCGGAGCTGAACATCGCCGAGCTGCCCGACTCGGCGGCCGTCGCGCAATACATCGCCGAGGGATGTCTGGTCGACGCGCCGCTCGGCCGTATCGGCCTGGAGTTGGAGGCTCATTGCCACGACCCGGCCGACCCGCACCGCAGACCCAGCTGGGACGAAATCGCCGGTGTGCTCGACGCGCTCCCCGCGTTGCCCGGTGGCAGCAGGATCACCGTGGAACCGGGCGGCGCCGTGGAGTTGTCCGGGCCGCCCGCCGACGGGGTGGTTCCCGCCATCGACGCCATGCGCCGGGATCAGGCCGTCCTGCAGCCGGCGTTCACCGCGGCCGGGTTGGGCCTGGTCTTCCTGGGCGCCGACCCGCTGCGCCCGCCCAAACGCATCAACCCCGGCGCCCGGTACCGGGCCATGGAGCGGTTCTTCGCCACCAGCGACTCCGGAGAAGCGGGCGCGGCGATGATGACGTCCACCGCCTCGATTCAGGTCAACCTCGACGCCGGGCCGCGAGACGGCTGGGCGGCGCGAGTGCGCCTGGCACATGCCTTGGGACCCACCATGATCGCCATCACCGCCAACTCGCCGATGCTGGTCGGCGACTTCACCGGCTGGGTGTCCAGCCGGCAGCGGGTGTGGGGCAGGATGGATTCGGCGCGCTGCGGCCCCATCCTGGGCGCCAGCGGCGTCGACCCGGGCACTGACTGGGCACGGTATGCGCTCAAGGCGCCGGTGATGCTGGTGCACAACCCCGACGCCGAGGCCGTCACGCATTGGGTGCCCTTCGCCGATTGGGTCGACGGCCGGGAACTGCTCGGGGATCGTCGTCCCAGCGTCGCCGACTTGGAGTACCACCTGACCACGCTGTTCCCGCCGGTGCGCCCCAGGCAGTGGCTGGAGATCCGTTACCTGGACAGCGTGCCCGACGCGCTGTGGCCCGCCGTGGCGTTCACTTTGGCGGCGCTGCTCGACGACCCGATCGCGGCCGACCTCGCGGCCGAGGCCGTCGAGCCCGTGGCCACCGCCTGGGACGTCGCGGCCCGGGTGGGGCTACGGGACCGGCGCCTGTACGCGGCGGCCAACGCGTGCGTGGCCATCGCCGCCGCGAAAGCGCCCGCCGGAATCCGCGATTCGATGCAGCGATTGGTCCGCCTGGTCGAACAGGGACGCTGTCCCGGCGACGATTTTTCCGACCGGGTGGTCGAGCGGGGCCTCGCGGCTGCGGTCTCGGAGGCGGCGCGTTGCTCGCAAGGGGAGCCGTGA